The nucleotide sequence GATACAGCCTGAGATCCACATTTTATGGTTGATAAAATCAGTACAACACGCTGCTATGCACTTGTATCAGCTTTACAAGTGCCGAACTATGCATGTGCTTCAACCCGTGCTGCCAGtgcattttgttgttttcagtCAAAGAGTGCTCATGCTAGTTCTTAGCTCTTGAGCGAGAACTTTGGCATCCAGTGAAATTTCTTAATGTATGACTATTCATCCTTACAACTGAATTGACTTTTATTACAATTCTTGGTCCTGGATGAGGGCATTAAAATGAACAGAAGTAGCTTCATTGTATCACAAATATATCATCTGCCAGTTTGTTGTGTATTTCTTAACCTTTTCGTACTCCTGAAAAGGTGAATTAAGTGTAACAACAGACTTGGGGTGCTCACTAAGAAACAGTATAAACATCCATAACAATTTTTCCTTCCCTTCCATTCTACTGTATTTTACATTGTATAAATTACTCATATAGTAATTAGTTTGGGCCCAGTTACTGGAAAATTCAAATGAAACTAGCTTACAGGttacatattaatgtttttatccTAATTTTGACTCATTTCATTGTGAGGAAAGAGCCTCAATGCAAGTAACGCACAATAACAATcgttattctgtaaaacacaaattattattacagtacACAAAACAGGAAACGTTTTTTGAAAAAAGAATAGTGGAAAAATTTTTCATGGAATTCAATTCTCGTATCACTTCAGTTTTATCCTTCTTGTAACCTAAACTGAAAggtaattcaaaaaataaacaaagtagcCCTCATAAGTTCAATCGGATACAAACGTCCAAAAATCACCACATCAAATTATcgttattgatattaaaacttaaaataaaaaattactaaaattaaagttcacaaaagttttaagttaaaaaatattagtaCAAGGCAAGCCCAGCTTTATACAGTGAACACTGAAACAAACCCAGGTTTATACACGTGATACTGCTATACGAGGCAGACTCTCGCCATAATCTAGCTCGTCGACAGAGAAGACCGCTGTCTGCTCATAAACATCAGGAGCTTCATTTCCTCTAAAAGAAAGTGCTAaattaatactaaatatatatggGTGGAGTATTTCATTGTTCGTCGCATTTTTGGGTCGGCTAAGTCGTAATCTTTTAGAGaataaagttttacattttatttatgaataaacacattttcatttaaattttgtttcttttaattacaaattCAAACCAAGTCCACTGCATATATGATCATACTTCTAACTTACACTAAAATACACCTGACTGCAGAGTTAACGCTGAAGTTATTttgtagccccccagtggcacaacaatgtctacagatttatttatactgctagaaaccttGTATCGATATCTGtggtatgttttattatagcaaagctacatcaggctgtTGCTGTGTCCACTAAGGGCGATCGatcccttgattttagcgttgtaaatccatagaattaCCGCTTTTCCAGAGGAGgacgatatctgtggtgggcagagcattgaCAGTACTTTGTGTAGCTATATGCTTtgtaacaaacaacaatagttgtttgtGTATGGTATTCTGTaacgttatatatgtatatatatacatttcacgATACCAGTTAACAATATTAGTTTTACTAGATGCAACATACAAAATGCTCGAAGtatgtataaaatgtattttgaaagtttcatgCACAGCACTGGGATTTCAAATATTGTTTAGGAGACAGCATAGTCCAGATAGCGCTGAATCGTTTGACAGTGTACCAGAGTCACCTGGAGTTCTAAATCGTGTCGTTTCTACTCGTTAATGTGAGCGGATTTTAACTGTTGGGAACTGTGTTTTATGATTGTATTGTGAACATGTTTTCCgttctaaatataaaaatgaccTAAGTTTGTCTACATTGGCTATATTTATACAGTTCTGTGTTATGAATAATACAGTTAGAGTTTTCTGAGTTTTGGGTTTGTAAGTGAAGTTGTACTCACTGTATTGTTAGTTGCCATTAGTTTTTAAATCAAGTAATAGAATCCTGGGTTAGGCCTAGCGTATGGTTAGTTACAAGAAATAGCAAGCAATTtatttcaaaccttttgttaGTCTTCAAGAATCTGATGAAAATCTAGTGTTGAGTAGAACTGTAGTAGGCTTTTTTAAGTAAAGGAAGAAAAAATTTTGGAATCGGTGTGTGACGAACTCTTCCCCACCGcagtatttctaattttattgcttaatattttattagtggAAATGAAAACTACTAACGTCTATATTATTTAAactcagtaaaataaataaccaaaccATGGTATATGTATTAATCCTACTACTATTAGGACTAGTTTTGTGCTATTTAGAGTTAAGTTTCGGTTTGCTGTGCTTGTAAATTGTGGGTTGTACATTTACTGTAAATCTTGTAAAGTTTTGTTTGACTCTTCTACATGCAGAATCTACAAATTAAATTAAggtattattatatctttattatttcaaagtACCATGACTTCCTTTTGCTGTGTGGCTATTTTCAAGTATTTGCTAGACGTAACACTAGTATTAATTAGTGAATAACATTGTAATTTTTTCATGGTGAAATAAATGATTATTTACTGTATGTTCTGTGTTTGAAATCATAATGGTAACTTTACTGCAACCACAACTCACACATTTTATGTGAGATTTACACATATTATTTGGCTTATGCAGGAAGAATCCACATTTATGCCAAAGTAACAGCTTTGACCTGTTCTTTAATGTATTGTAGTTGATCTTGgtgtatttgtttgaaattttgcaTTGCATTATTTCAGATtacatcattttgttttattcaataaaaactttTCTGTAGGAGAATGCCCTTCGATACAGAAATTTTACTTCTAATAAATTTCATCCTAAATTTTATGACAGCCCATTATTTGTTAGAAAAatgtagttaattatttttagtatgtaataatggaaattatttatattatgcttTAAAACTCTAAtgcaaattaacaatattttttaaatattttgtcttcaCAGGTTTGATTGTCATGGCTACTTTTACAGCAGAACCAAACCAAATAATAAGGGAGCTGCAAGTGTTTCTTGCAGGATCCACACATAGTGGCAAAGTTCGCCGTGCAGAAGTCACTAACTCTGCTTTGTTTTTACTTAAGCACTTGCCTGTGGCTAAAGAAGCAGTTCTTGAATTTATGAACAGTTTGTTTGATGAAGCAGTAAACAATCgcattttaaaaatagaattggAAGACAATGCCACAGTTGCAAGCAATGTTGCTTCTGATGAACACTTCCTATCAGAAGTATATTCtatgctgttttcatttgttaaagataATCCTGGAGCTTGGGCTCCTATTATATGCAAATGGACCTTAGGCCTACTTGGATATCTGAGCAGTAAGTATGCTGATCGAAGAGTTGTACCTCATCCAGGAAATTTTCCTGAAGTACTACAGCTGTGGATGTCCTGCCATCCTACTAGAACTTTGATGAACTTAACTACCCAGTCATTGTCTATTTTGATTGAGTCTGATCCAGATGTGTGTATTGACTCATTGCTTGAAATATCCGTACAACATTCGCCACATTTTGATTGGGTTGTCGCACATATCGGCTCTTGTTTTCCACAGACAATAATCTCTCGGGTTATAGCATGTGGACTGAAAGATTTTTGCATGCACCAAGATGCTCAGCAAAAAGGGAACCTGAGCTTGGAAAAAAATGTTCCACGCTTGACTTCAGTTGTTGGTATTCTTGGACATCTAGCAGGGACTTACAGCACTGAAATACAAAAAGCTTTATTTGAACTTTTTCAAGAAAGTTTTGTGGATAATCCAACTAAAGAGCAGGTGCTTACTGTTCCTTTCTTACTGCAGTTAGCATCTTTATCAGATGTGCTTCTTCGTATCATAACTTCAGAATTTGTAACAATCTGTAAGTATTACTAATTTTATGGTCTAGCTTATAAATTCTTACATAAATAGGAAAAACATTTTTGCacagaaataaagttttataggGATGCATGTCCtgcttatttttaaattcaaaagttCTATAGATGTTTCTCAGAATTGTATTCAGTTTTCACTACCAATAAAATGCTCGGCCAGACTTCAGTGTCATTCATCATACTCGCAGATTTTGTTTCTCCACAGCCAGAATGTTCTtatcacacaaggaacagtttcTTGTGAAAATTCAATATGctaagtgaatatatatatatatattcttataagATTAGAAACATTCTTCAGTCcaaggtttgaataaaatacaattcTCGACAGCTGTATGCCTTCCCAATTATTTTACTGACATACATAAGTATAGAAATATTGCTGTATAAAAAACCTTCTATATcattaagataaataataaaaatgtaataacagaCCTGTTATTTACAATTTTCTATTTCTAAAGATTGCTTTCTCAAATGAAACTAGTTTTCTATTGATGTGTAACTTTACAAAACACTTTGAAATTAGACATTACAACCTAAACTATCATTAGTTTAGAACTAGTTTTGAGGAGTATAGCCATCATTAGCTTAAATAAATCATCAATATTGTTACCAAATAGCACTTTATATAATTTAAGGTGAAGATAGCTTTCCTTACATTTAGTTGAAAAgcttgcttttatatatatatatataaaaggggAGGGTAAGTAAGTATACACATATAAAATTATACTAGATTCAACCTTCTCCCTGTTCATACATTTTATTACGATTTACCCAAATAATATCACATGATGAATAAGTGTGGCATATTTCAAGTGATCCTTCAATTTTTATGCAAGGAAGACAGATTAACACaatcaatttttcaaaattataattccaTAATAATAATCAACCAGTGTTGTTTGGTTTGTAATGGATTCTATTTGATTTGGCCATCTTGTTATGAGACTGTATACAGTTAGTTAAAATCATTTTTagtacaaactttaaaacaaatccTCATTTTTGCCAGActttaattgttttctataagCACAGTTATTATTTTGGCCTGctttttttcattaaatggtaCATACAAAGCATTGAAATCTAGAATACCAGCTATTGTAAATTTATGAACGTTACTTTACGTTAAGATGTagtcatgttgttgttttttgtcattagTGACTCCAACAGTCTTGAACAACTTAGCTAAGCAAGCAACACACTGGAATAAGGCTGCTGTCTTTTCAAGTAGCAGTATGTTACACCTGGTGTTGCACCTTCTTCTCCGCAGTGCAGAAGGAGGGTGTCAAGTAGTCCAGTCTCTGCTTGATATTATCACACCATCCAAGAACCAAATCTCTATTGATGATAAGGTAGTTTTTTAGTgtaataaaagataataattgtagaaatatttaaatattttatgatgacaaagtaatttttttatatctttgaaaacaaattacatttatgACTGATTAAACTTGGATATGACTAATGACAAGTCACtagttttggaattttttttatcctgtttttaaaagtaactaattttatgaaattgctaataaatacagatttttagGTTGTAAGTAATGTGTGAATTTCAAGAAACATTGTCATTGCATAGAAGGTATTCATTTATCATTCCTATCCACTTTTAGAGAACATAATAACAGTGTACTCTACTACTCTAATGTCTGGACTACTTCGACATCtgacaaaacaaaaatgtgtgtAGTGAAAAACTATTAggatgaaaagtttaaaaaattagttaGAGGCTAATCTTGACTAAAGTATACATGGAATAAATATCAGTTGAGATGTGGATAATGTAAAGTATTttgcaaaaatataaatgttaatccTTTATTATTTGTTGCATTACTACAATAAACTGGCCCAGCATTgtcaggtagttaaggtgctcaactTGTAATTTAAAGGCTGCAGGTTTGactctccgtcacaccaaacatgcttgccctttcagatgtggttgcattataatgtcacagttaatcccactattcaatggtaagagtagcccaacagttggtggtaggtagtgatgactagttgccttccctctaatcttacactgctaaattagggacaactagcatagatagccttatatagctttgtgcaaaattcaaaaacaaacaataaaccatTGTGATTACACCTGTAACATTCTTTTAAAAGCTAGGCAATATGCTTATGGTTTGCCATAGTAGTGCACTTTCCACAACAATGATGTCACTTAACCCTTTTTCACACACTCTTCTTAACCAAATGGTTCTTAGCCTCTTGGTTGTGAACCAAATGCTGGCTGCCAGGCTAGCTTGGCAACTCATGCTTTCAAACATAACTCTTTGGTGTAGCCGCTATTGaactacaaagaaacatttgGACAGCTTAATGTTCCAGTTTTAGGCCATAAATCAAGAGTTAAGACCACTAACTTTACATAAATGGTATTGGTGCTTTGTACCAACCCAATTCTTATGAACCAATACATAGCAATGTttactataattctgaatttactaaatgtatatttacaacatttggtaaactttcaataaacattacatGTATGTTATAGACAATGAAACAATTGTTAAAGAAGAATTTTGACTAAAGATTTATGTGTGAACATCATTCAGACtgattagtttgatttttttatcttacaattttcatatttcatttgcattaaCTGTAGAACGtcctaaattaatataaaaattctttCTTGGTAAACCTTTTTTTTCATCTGTTATCTCTACTTTAGCAAAATCACCAGTGTAGAGTTAAATTCTAATCtgataaatacaaagtaaatataaagtacatatttttatttttagaattattgagtattgtaacagacaattgcacattatttatatataaagccaaataaacttttcaaatcagAATTAGTTTTATTGCTTTATGGCTGTGTTTTAGATCTTATTGTTGGAATAAGGTTACATAATAAGCAGTTTTAAGTTAATTACAAATGTCTgttacagatgtttgttttcttacataacctaacaagtttctaatttttacttttaatttactcttacaacaataatatatattaaaacaagaaaattattatttacacacattttaCTGTTAACAGGTCACTGTGTAGGTTCACTGTTTTGTAATTATGCtgttgatgtaaaatattttaaattttaatttcattaatcaAACTTATTACACAAGAAGTTatcacaaataaaatgtataattgctaaaactaatttaatttaactggttttctagCTGAGCTACAAATAGGTAAAAAATTGTTAGCCATTTCAAGATTAACAATAATTATCGTGCTTAAAACTGCCTAGAAATGAGGAtattccaaaacaacaaaaatgttttcaaatttacaGCTGCCCCCATCTTATTCTGtgacaaatataaaaagtatactTGTCTGCAACATTTCAGCTTATTTATCTAAAATTCCTTCACGCATCAATTGAAGTTTTAAaagttcaaattatttattaggcTAAAAGCTTGTTACATTAACCTCTAAAgtactgatttacaaaatgatttggaTCCTTTATTGAGTTTGGCAAATAAGTGGCAGATAGGTTTTAATTGCAATAAAAGTATGATAATgcatgtggattatcataatttcttTATAGAAGGCAACAGGCTTAACAATGCCATGAAAGAACATAATCTTGGTGTAATAATTTAATTCTTCTTAGAGTGTGGAACAGACAAGGTGGACCAGTATTTTGTGTCCCAAAACGTTAcgtgttgttatattttattaataacggATAAAAGCATGGGTACAAAATATCCAAAAATTAAGTTCTTTATGTCATTGAACCACCAGGTTGTATTAAAAGGTCAAATTGCCAAATGTGATAACATAGTTATTTAgaaaatcaacatattttaaattgtattgtaaaaaaagaaaatcaaccaCCAATCATGGTACTTTTCTTGAAATCCACTTGTGGTGCTATTCTGCAACCTTGTTACAAATGCTTTTCTGTTTCACCATTTGTAATGGTCTTTGCAAAATTCTTATTCAGTTTGATTGCTTGCCCTGACATCTCATCCTCGGATTTGTTCAAACAATTGATTCAGTGTCGATTGCTTAAAATAGATTTTGAACCAACCAAATAACTTGGTATTCTGGTTCAATTTTGGATAAATAGGCATAGCTTGAGCAAAGCTTTTCATTATTGGAATTCAAGATAGTTTATGTGCTATATACAATCAGATGAAATCTGGAAATTGGTTTGATGAGAGTACTACACATTGTAAATAAGATGCTACAGATATCATTCCAGAGCATCTAAACTCCATTTCACAATGTGTGGATTAGGCTTTTGTACTCATTCTTTGTCATGCCAAAGTTGCACATCGCTCTTTGGAGCATTGACTGTTATGAACATGAAAACTACTTTTGTACATAAAGGATTCCTTCTACAGAGTTTCCAGTTTCTGAATCATGAAAAGATCGTAACTAGCTTGTACACTTAAAGCATACATCTTTGCTAAATATAAAATTCAGGGCATAGTGAGCTGCACTTGGTTTTATCCAAAGTTTTCCATGTTCTAGaattattaatgtaaattttgTATATTCTCTGAATTCCAAACTCTTCAGTAACCAAAGTATCTATTCTGCTCCCGCGAGAAATTGCTCCTTGAAGCACATTGTTctgtggcttttttttttctgtattttcatttGTCCAAGGTGTATCACAAAATTCAAGAAAGTCAAAATTATTAGGCCCTGATGCTTTACCAAATAATTCCTTTTAAATACTATATTTGGTCAAAACATGTTGTTGGCAAGGGAGTATAATCAGTTTCTTGCCCattaaatgtttcacttataTACAGGCACCATTTTTCAATACAGAATTTGATGATAATGTTTCAAATGATTGTACTCAAATGTTTTCAGTAACTTCCCAGTCTCCAGCTAGTTGAGTAAAAGCTTTTGCTTGAATTTCCCTTGTTGTATTTATTATCACAAATATTCCAAGAAATCTTCCTTTCTGATCATGTGATATTCCAGAGATCAAAAGTGTAAgatgttctttgtttttgttctggGTTTCTGGAACTAGCTTTCCATCCTAATGCAAAGTTCCACATCTCAAtaaattgaatgttttgtgtatgtgtgtaccagtttttttttattattttttattcctcCTCGTACATGCTTTTACCTGATAATGTGTGATCCAATGGCACTTCAGTTGTAGAAAGAACAATACCCTTCAGTGCTGTTTTTTTACCCATTGTTTTTCTTGATTGATCTCTAATTGTTTTCTATCTGATTTTTCATACATTAGTAGTTACAACTTACCAGACATATTTGGTTAGGATTACTaacaattcaaataataaatggtttaataattttgaaatggccATTCTTGTATAACAAGATGACTTtcttaatttgatattttgataACTCATGGTCATGTTTCTATCAGTTATGATGAATCTTAGAGGCTTATTTAACAAGGTTTAGCCTAAGAAACCAATTTGACCTTCTAAACTTCAAATGATGTGTGAAGGGGTCTAAAATagattaaatgtgttcaaatttgAGTATAagtatacttttatatttgttacagggTATCAAGGGGGCatttgtgattttaaaaaaacttgGTTTTTGCAATACCCTATTAGAAATGCATagatagcaaaaaaaaaaccaatagcAAATTCTTGTATGAAGCAAAAATTATCTTTCTATTCACTATGAATTCATCTATATCAAAAGGAAAGGGGCATTGTATAGATAAATTTGTTTAAAGCTGTGGCAAGATAGGAGgaacataaaaatttaaacttgttttgaattctgtatgatggagaaaaaaaacaaacgactcggtaatgtttgtattttaaagaattattagTACTTGTTACGTGCTCTAAGAATTAAGTAGATTTCATGATATCAAAGGTGATAATATTCCTGTTCATTTGTTAGGTACAAGAAGCAACTGGAAGAATTCTGGATGCTTTGTTATTGGATATACAGCAATTAGTTCATTCAGGTAGTGTGGACATCCCAATCTTGGACTCTCTCAAGTCCCACATCCCAGAACTCTGTGAGTGTTTGATAGAAGAAAAGAGTACCAGGACTGGCTGGGTATTGAACCTGCTTAAGTTCCTTTGTCTACATGGAGAAGAGACAACTAGTTCAAAGATTTTAGGACAACTGTTACAAGCTTTGGAAGGTGAAAAACACTTCTCTCTCCTGAAGACATTGTTGTTCCATGTTGAACCTCATCAGCCTAGCATCTTACCTAAAACTGTGTCCTGGCAACTACAGGAAATGAAAACAGGTAGTCTGGCCTATCCTCTAAGGCTTGTGAAGAATTTGATCAGTTTAATGAAGTCAAGAGAGTATTCTCCCAAGATAATTGAAACTTTGAGAGAAAACATTGAAACCCTGGTCATACAACCTTCTCTGACCATTATGGAGTATTATGATGCTATTATTGAGCTTCTCAGTCTAACTGCTGCCCCAGAAGAAATGTCTGTAACTGCAGTTAACAAAATTGCTTCAGCATGTGTATATTATTTCTTTGCAGTTACTGGCCAGAAAGACCTAGACAAGcgaaaattaatgttaaaaagagTAAATGTTTGCCAAAAACTGCTGAAGATACTTTGTCAACAGTCAGCCTGCCAACATGTTGCAATAAGGATGTTGCTTGAAGGAGTTCTGAGTGAGAGGAATTGTCATAATTTTGGTTCTTTACTGGTTACTCCAAAATCATCAAATCAGTCTTATTACACTAAAGAAAAGTCTCTTCTTGTAGAAATAGGAAAGCATGCTACAGATATTACACTGCCTCAGAGCCATTCTTCAGTGTTTCATGCTGGTGTTATTGGAAATGGTTTGCGAGCACTTGAAAGAGTTGAGCTACTCCCTGAAAGTGAAATTGTGCTTAATAAACAGCTGTTCTTGCAGCTTATTCATAGTTGTTGTTCACCATACAAACTGGATTCTGCAGAAAAATCTGTGAAGTCTCATAGACAAAGTGGAATGAAGATTGTAGCTCTTCTAACTGTTGAACTGGTTTCTCCAGATATTATGTTTAATGGACTTCCATGGCCTGATGAAGATACACAGAAggtttgtgaatattttaatggTTCTTAAAGTTTGCAAGCAATGAATAGATTGATTACTGTTGTGACAAGGCTTCTGACCAGTGTGCATTTCTATA is from Tachypleus tridentatus isolate NWPU-2018 chromosome 2, ASM421037v1, whole genome shotgun sequence and encodes:
- the LOC143242427 gene encoding integrator complex subunit 5-like, which gives rise to MATFTAEPNQIIRELQVFLAGSTHSGKVRRAEVTNSALFLLKHLPVAKEAVLEFMNSLFDEAVNNRILKIELEDNATVASNVASDEHFLSEVYSMLFSFVKDNPGAWAPIICKWTLGLLGYLSSKYADRRVVPHPGNFPEVLQLWMSCHPTRTLMNLTTQSLSILIESDPDVCIDSLLEISVQHSPHFDWVVAHIGSCFPQTIISRVIACGLKDFCMHQDAQQKGNLSLEKNVPRLTSVVGILGHLAGTYSTEIQKALFELFQESFVDNPTKEQVLTVPFLLQLASLSDVLLRIITSEFVTILTPTVLNNLAKQATHWNKAAVFSSSSMLHLVLHLLLRSAEGGCQVVQSLLDIITPSKNQISIDDKVQEATGRILDALLLDIQQLVHSGSVDIPILDSLKSHIPELCECLIEEKSTRTGWVLNLLKFLCLHGEETTSSKILGQLLQALEGEKHFSLLKTLLFHVEPHQPSILPKTVSWQLQEMKTGSLAYPLRLVKNLISLMKSREYSPKIIETLRENIETLVIQPSLTIMEYYDAIIELLSLTAAPEEMSVTAVNKIASACVYYFFAVTGQKDLDKRKLMLKRVNVCQKLLKILCQQSACQHVAIRMLLEGVLSERNCHNFGSLLVTPKSSNQSYYTKEKSLLVEIGKHATDITLPQSHSSVFHAGVIGNGLRALERVELLPESEIVLNKQLFLQLIHSCCSPYKLDSAEKSVKSHRQSGMKIVALLTVELVSPDIMFNGLPWPDEDTQKVTIERDLNIKQMFCTHPVLWNLLYAIASIHPSLCYCSVLLRAILAVVMTHWGSCQAKLASHLPEQLELTKKVIELLSLGQLLPPPLAYVGDILSHLPPFELSCVLADIWQYMHDNVPSPALFTGRDSSSGQMWRDFSREAGQETAAPKCDKKYTDRLRIIMQKNIEKFGSLYVTFFEGF